From Deinococcus malanensis, the proteins below share one genomic window:
- a CDS encoding response regulator, producing the protein MLEVLLVEDCEGDVLLVQEAVADVDVRLHVVRDGVDALAFLKRERAFADCPRPAAVLLDAHLPRRNAVEVLQEIRTDPALNSLKVVVFSSSEAPRDAELNLAAGADAYVAKPLGFEAFVQAVQHILRDWGGEMPAPRHLK; encoded by the coding sequence GAGGTGCTGCTGGTTGAGGACTGCGAGGGGGACGTGCTGCTGGTGCAGGAGGCGGTCGCGGATGTGGACGTGCGGCTGCACGTCGTTCGTGATGGCGTGGACGCCCTCGCGTTCCTGAAGCGCGAGAGGGCTTTTGCAGACTGCCCGCGTCCCGCGGCGGTGCTGCTCGATGCCCACCTGCCCCGCCGGAATGCCGTGGAGGTGCTGCAGGAAATCCGCACTGACCCGGCCTTGAACTCCCTGAAGGTGGTGGTGTTCAGCAGCTCTGAGGCGCCGCGGGACGCCGAACTGAACCTAGCGGCGGGCGCCGATGCCTACGTGGCCAAGCCTCTGGGCTTCGAGGCATTCGTGCAGGCCGTGCAGCACATCCTGCGTGACTGGGGAGGGGAGATGCCTGCGCCGCGGCACCTGAAGTAG